The proteins below come from a single Cannabis sativa cultivar Pink pepper isolate KNU-18-1 chromosome 3, ASM2916894v1, whole genome shotgun sequence genomic window:
- the LOC115709703 gene encoding pentatricopeptide repeat-containing protein At2g41720 isoform X2: MKNQRNYCARTDIYNMMIRLYARNHQIDQARGLFFEMQEWRCKPDAETYNALINAHGRSGQWRWAKNIMEDMLRAAIPPSRSTYNNLINACGSSGNWREALKVCKQMTDNGVGPDLVTHNIVLSAYKTGAEYSKALSYFELMKGTNIRPDTITLNIVIHCLIKLGQYEKAVEIFNSMRDKRAECIPDIVTFTSIIHMYSVCGQIENCRAVFDTMLAEGLKPNIVSYNALLGAYASHGMDKEALSVFNEIKKKGFCPDVVSYTSLLNAYGRSKKPQKALEVFEMMKKNKCKPNLVTYNALIDAYGSSGLLAQAVEVLREMERNGLYPNIVSICTLLAACGRCGQKVNIDTVLSAAKLRGIKLNTIAYNSAIGSYMNIGENEKAINLYRSMMKKRIKPDSVTYTQLISGCCRMSLYNEALGFFDEMMVLKVPLSKEVCSSTICAYSKQGQLTEAEFVFNLMKEDGCIPDVVAYTSMLHAYSSTENWDKACTLFEEMETNGIQPDSIACSTAMRALNKGGQSTKVLILAEHMKEQEIPFSDSVFFEIISACSLLRDWKTATDLIKMMEPSLPVISSGVINQLLLFLGRSGKVDTMMKLFYKIVASGAEINIDTYSILLKNLLSAGNWRKYIEVLQWMEDAGIQPSSSMYLDISTYARRTGGAYYAAFIKERIESFRGQAKSDQGTDTIRLRDSTWALLFD, from the exons ATGAAGAATCAGAGAAACTATTGTGCTCGGACTGATATTTACAATATGATGATAAGGTTATATGCAAGAAATCATCAAATTGATCAAGCTCGTGGTTTGTTTTTTGAGATGCAAGAATGGAG GTGTAAACCGGATGCTGAGACTTATAATGCTCTTATTAATGCGCACGGTCGATCGGGTCAATGGCGTTGGGCTAAGAATATCATGGAAGACATGCTACGTGCAGCT ATCCCTCCTAGTCGTTCCACCTATAACAACCTAATAAATGCTTGTGGGTCTAGTGGAAATTGGAGAGAAGCTCTTAAAGTTTGCAAGCAAATGACAGATAATGGAGTTGGGCCGGATCTAGTCACTCACAATATTGTATTATCTGCGTACAAAACTGGGGCTGAGTATTCAAAAGCATTATCGTATTTTGAACTAATGAAGGGGACAAACATCCGCCCTGATACAATCACCCTCAATATTGTGATACATTGCTTGATTAAGCTTGGACAGTACGAGAAGGCggttgaaattttcaattctatgagagaTAAAAGAGCAGAATGTATCCCTGACATTGTAACATTCACAAGCATCATTCATATGTATTCTGTGTGTGGCCAGATTGAAAATTGTAGGGCTGTGTTTGATACAATGCTTGCAGAAGGATTGAAACCGAACATTGTTTCATATAATGCATTATTAGGAGCTTATGCTTCACATGGTATGGATAAAGAGGCATTGTCGGTTTTTAATGAGATTAAGAAAAAAGGTTTTTGCCCTGATGTTGTGTCGTATACATCTCTACTTAATGCTTATGGAAGATCAAAGAAACCTCAAAAGGCATTGGAAGTATTTGAGATGATGAAGAAAAACAAGTGCAAGCCAAATCTTGTGACCTACAATGCACTGATTGATGCCTATGGATCTAGTGGTTTGTTAGCTCAAGCTGTTGAAGTGCTACGTGAAATGGAGCGAAATGGACTTTACCCGAACATTGTGTCAATATGCACACTTTTGGCTGCTTGTGGGCGATGCGGTCAAAAGGTGAACATTGATACTGTTCTTTCAGCAGCTAAGCTCAGAGGCATCAAATTGAACACTATTGCATATAATTCAGCTATTGGAAGTTATATGAATATAGGGGAAAATGAGAAAGCTATCAATTTATATAGATCTATGATGAAGAAGAGAATTAAACCAGATTCTGTTACTTACACTCAGTTGATAAGTGGTTGCTGTAGGATGTCTCTATACAATGAGGCACTTGgtttttttgatgaaatgatGGTTTTGAAAGTTCCTTTATCTAAAGAGGTCTGTTCATCTACAATATGCGCCTACAGCAAACAG GGCCAACTTACAGAAGCGGAATTCGTGTTCAACTTGATGAAAGAAGATGGATGTATTCCGGATGTAGTTGCATACACATCAATGCTGCATGCATATAGCTCTACCG AAAATTGGGACAAGGCTTGTACACTTTTTGAGGAAATGGAAACTAATGGTATCCAACCAGACTCTATTGCATGTTCAACTGCAATGAGAGCTCTTAATAAAGGAGGCCAATCGACCAAAGTTCTAATTCTCGCTGAACATATGAAAGAACAAGAAATTCCTTTCAGTGATTCAGTTTTCTTTGAAATTATATCTGCTTGTAGCCT ATTACGAGATTGGAAGACAGCAACTGACCTGATTAAGATGATGGAGCCCTCACTCCCCGTAATCTCGAGTGGCGTTATAAATCAACTCCTCCTTTTTCTTGGACGAAGTGGGAAAGTTGATACTATGATGAAG TTGTTCTACAAGATAGTAGCATCCGGTGCTGAAATCAATATCGATACTTATTCaattttgttgaaaaatctTTTGTCTGCTGGAAACTGGAGAAAATATATTGAG GTACTTCAATGGATGGAGGATGCAGGAATTCAACCTTCAAGTAGCATGTATCTTGACATATCCACTTATGCTCGGAGAACTGGTGGTGCTTATTATGCTGCATTCATAAAAGAGAGAATCG
- the LOC115709703 gene encoding pentatricopeptide repeat-containing protein At2g41720 isoform X3 encodes MQEIIKLIKLVVCFLRCKNGGVNRMLRLIMLLLMRTVDRVNGVGLRISWKTCYVQLCVFIPPSRSTYNNLINACGSSGNWREALKVCKQMTDNGVGPDLVTHNIVLSAYKTGAEYSKALSYFELMKGTNIRPDTITLNIVIHCLIKLGQYEKAVEIFNSMRDKRAECIPDIVTFTSIIHMYSVCGQIENCRAVFDTMLAEGLKPNIVSYNALLGAYASHGMDKEALSVFNEIKKKGFCPDVVSYTSLLNAYGRSKKPQKALEVFEMMKKNKCKPNLVTYNALIDAYGSSGLLAQAVEVLREMERNGLYPNIVSICTLLAACGRCGQKVNIDTVLSAAKLRGIKLNTIAYNSAIGSYMNIGENEKAINLYRSMMKKRIKPDSVTYTQLISGCCRMSLYNEALGFFDEMMVLKVPLSKEVCSSTICAYSKQGQLTEAEFVFNLMKEDGCIPDVVAYTSMLHAYSSTENWDKACTLFEEMETNGIQPDSIACSTAMRALNKGGQSTKVLILAEHMKEQEIPFSDSVFFEIISACSLLRDWKTATDLIKMMEPSLPVISSGVINQLLLFLGRSGKVDTMMKLFYKIVASGAEINIDTYSILLKNLLSAGNWRKYIEVLQWMEDAGIQPSSSMYLDISTYARRTGGAYYAAFIKERIESFRGQAKSDQGTDTIRLRDSTWALLFD; translated from the exons ATGCAAGAAATCATCAAATTGATCAAGCTCGTGGTTTGTTTTTTGAGATGCAAGAATGGAG GTGTAAACCGGATGCTGAGACTTATAATGCTCTTATTAATGCGCACGGTCGATCGGGTCAATGGCGTTGGGCTAAGAATATCATGGAAGACATGCTACGTGCAGCTGTGTGTATTT ATCCCTCCTAGTCGTTCCACCTATAACAACCTAATAAATGCTTGTGGGTCTAGTGGAAATTGGAGAGAAGCTCTTAAAGTTTGCAAGCAAATGACAGATAATGGAGTTGGGCCGGATCTAGTCACTCACAATATTGTATTATCTGCGTACAAAACTGGGGCTGAGTATTCAAAAGCATTATCGTATTTTGAACTAATGAAGGGGACAAACATCCGCCCTGATACAATCACCCTCAATATTGTGATACATTGCTTGATTAAGCTTGGACAGTACGAGAAGGCggttgaaattttcaattctatgagagaTAAAAGAGCAGAATGTATCCCTGACATTGTAACATTCACAAGCATCATTCATATGTATTCTGTGTGTGGCCAGATTGAAAATTGTAGGGCTGTGTTTGATACAATGCTTGCAGAAGGATTGAAACCGAACATTGTTTCATATAATGCATTATTAGGAGCTTATGCTTCACATGGTATGGATAAAGAGGCATTGTCGGTTTTTAATGAGATTAAGAAAAAAGGTTTTTGCCCTGATGTTGTGTCGTATACATCTCTACTTAATGCTTATGGAAGATCAAAGAAACCTCAAAAGGCATTGGAAGTATTTGAGATGATGAAGAAAAACAAGTGCAAGCCAAATCTTGTGACCTACAATGCACTGATTGATGCCTATGGATCTAGTGGTTTGTTAGCTCAAGCTGTTGAAGTGCTACGTGAAATGGAGCGAAATGGACTTTACCCGAACATTGTGTCAATATGCACACTTTTGGCTGCTTGTGGGCGATGCGGTCAAAAGGTGAACATTGATACTGTTCTTTCAGCAGCTAAGCTCAGAGGCATCAAATTGAACACTATTGCATATAATTCAGCTATTGGAAGTTATATGAATATAGGGGAAAATGAGAAAGCTATCAATTTATATAGATCTATGATGAAGAAGAGAATTAAACCAGATTCTGTTACTTACACTCAGTTGATAAGTGGTTGCTGTAGGATGTCTCTATACAATGAGGCACTTGgtttttttgatgaaatgatGGTTTTGAAAGTTCCTTTATCTAAAGAGGTCTGTTCATCTACAATATGCGCCTACAGCAAACAG GGCCAACTTACAGAAGCGGAATTCGTGTTCAACTTGATGAAAGAAGATGGATGTATTCCGGATGTAGTTGCATACACATCAATGCTGCATGCATATAGCTCTACCG AAAATTGGGACAAGGCTTGTACACTTTTTGAGGAAATGGAAACTAATGGTATCCAACCAGACTCTATTGCATGTTCAACTGCAATGAGAGCTCTTAATAAAGGAGGCCAATCGACCAAAGTTCTAATTCTCGCTGAACATATGAAAGAACAAGAAATTCCTTTCAGTGATTCAGTTTTCTTTGAAATTATATCTGCTTGTAGCCT ATTACGAGATTGGAAGACAGCAACTGACCTGATTAAGATGATGGAGCCCTCACTCCCCGTAATCTCGAGTGGCGTTATAAATCAACTCCTCCTTTTTCTTGGACGAAGTGGGAAAGTTGATACTATGATGAAG TTGTTCTACAAGATAGTAGCATCCGGTGCTGAAATCAATATCGATACTTATTCaattttgttgaaaaatctTTTGTCTGCTGGAAACTGGAGAAAATATATTGAG GTACTTCAATGGATGGAGGATGCAGGAATTCAACCTTCAAGTAGCATGTATCTTGACATATCCACTTATGCTCGGAGAACTGGTGGTGCTTATTATGCTGCATTCATAAAAGAGAGAATCG
- the LOC115709703 gene encoding pentatricopeptide repeat-containing protein At2g41720 isoform X1, with protein sequence MVITTISHHSSLPNLHTPPRISLRCNNSSSNDSSSSSTFLDNKKHVSVDYDHGKHHATTHLTGFRKDDIPKRYRLRVIGDRFEKDWTLSEVVEKVYQLRRWEDIDGVLNHWVGRFSRKNFPLLIKEMTRRGSLEHCKEVFRWMKNQRNYCARTDIYNMMIRLYARNHQIDQARGLFFEMQEWRCKPDAETYNALINAHGRSGQWRWAKNIMEDMLRAAIPPSRSTYNNLINACGSSGNWREALKVCKQMTDNGVGPDLVTHNIVLSAYKTGAEYSKALSYFELMKGTNIRPDTITLNIVIHCLIKLGQYEKAVEIFNSMRDKRAECIPDIVTFTSIIHMYSVCGQIENCRAVFDTMLAEGLKPNIVSYNALLGAYASHGMDKEALSVFNEIKKKGFCPDVVSYTSLLNAYGRSKKPQKALEVFEMMKKNKCKPNLVTYNALIDAYGSSGLLAQAVEVLREMERNGLYPNIVSICTLLAACGRCGQKVNIDTVLSAAKLRGIKLNTIAYNSAIGSYMNIGENEKAINLYRSMMKKRIKPDSVTYTQLISGCCRMSLYNEALGFFDEMMVLKVPLSKEVCSSTICAYSKQGQLTEAEFVFNLMKEDGCIPDVVAYTSMLHAYSSTENWDKACTLFEEMETNGIQPDSIACSTAMRALNKGGQSTKVLILAEHMKEQEIPFSDSVFFEIISACSLLRDWKTATDLIKMMEPSLPVISSGVINQLLLFLGRSGKVDTMMKLFYKIVASGAEINIDTYSILLKNLLSAGNWRKYIEVLQWMEDAGIQPSSSMYLDISTYARRTGGAYYAAFIKERIESFRGQAKSDQGTDTIRLRDSTWALLFD encoded by the exons ATGGTGATCACCACCATATCCCATCATTCCTCACTACCCAATCTCCACACTCCTCCTCGAATCTCCCTCCGCTGCAACAACAGCTCCTCCAACGACTCTTCCTCCTCCTCCACCTTCCTCGACAACAAGAAGCATGTCTCCGTCGACTACGACCACGGTAAACACCACGCCACCACTCACCTTACCGGCTTCAGAAAAGACGATATCCCAAAACGGTACCGTTTGCGTGTTATTGGTGACCGATTCGAGAAGGACTGGACCTTATCGGAGGTCGTCGAAAAGGTCTACCAGCTCCGACGTTGGGAGGATATCGATGGCGTTTTGAATCACTGGGTTGGCCGATTTTCAAGGAAGAATTTTCCTCTTCTCATTAAG GAAATGACTAGGAGAGGATCGCTTGAGCATTGTAAAGAAGTTTTTAGATGGATGAAGAATCAGAGAAACTATTGTGCTCGGACTGATATTTACAATATGATGATAAGGTTATATGCAAGAAATCATCAAATTGATCAAGCTCGTGGTTTGTTTTTTGAGATGCAAGAATGGAG GTGTAAACCGGATGCTGAGACTTATAATGCTCTTATTAATGCGCACGGTCGATCGGGTCAATGGCGTTGGGCTAAGAATATCATGGAAGACATGCTACGTGCAGCT ATCCCTCCTAGTCGTTCCACCTATAACAACCTAATAAATGCTTGTGGGTCTAGTGGAAATTGGAGAGAAGCTCTTAAAGTTTGCAAGCAAATGACAGATAATGGAGTTGGGCCGGATCTAGTCACTCACAATATTGTATTATCTGCGTACAAAACTGGGGCTGAGTATTCAAAAGCATTATCGTATTTTGAACTAATGAAGGGGACAAACATCCGCCCTGATACAATCACCCTCAATATTGTGATACATTGCTTGATTAAGCTTGGACAGTACGAGAAGGCggttgaaattttcaattctatgagagaTAAAAGAGCAGAATGTATCCCTGACATTGTAACATTCACAAGCATCATTCATATGTATTCTGTGTGTGGCCAGATTGAAAATTGTAGGGCTGTGTTTGATACAATGCTTGCAGAAGGATTGAAACCGAACATTGTTTCATATAATGCATTATTAGGAGCTTATGCTTCACATGGTATGGATAAAGAGGCATTGTCGGTTTTTAATGAGATTAAGAAAAAAGGTTTTTGCCCTGATGTTGTGTCGTATACATCTCTACTTAATGCTTATGGAAGATCAAAGAAACCTCAAAAGGCATTGGAAGTATTTGAGATGATGAAGAAAAACAAGTGCAAGCCAAATCTTGTGACCTACAATGCACTGATTGATGCCTATGGATCTAGTGGTTTGTTAGCTCAAGCTGTTGAAGTGCTACGTGAAATGGAGCGAAATGGACTTTACCCGAACATTGTGTCAATATGCACACTTTTGGCTGCTTGTGGGCGATGCGGTCAAAAGGTGAACATTGATACTGTTCTTTCAGCAGCTAAGCTCAGAGGCATCAAATTGAACACTATTGCATATAATTCAGCTATTGGAAGTTATATGAATATAGGGGAAAATGAGAAAGCTATCAATTTATATAGATCTATGATGAAGAAGAGAATTAAACCAGATTCTGTTACTTACACTCAGTTGATAAGTGGTTGCTGTAGGATGTCTCTATACAATGAGGCACTTGgtttttttgatgaaatgatGGTTTTGAAAGTTCCTTTATCTAAAGAGGTCTGTTCATCTACAATATGCGCCTACAGCAAACAG GGCCAACTTACAGAAGCGGAATTCGTGTTCAACTTGATGAAAGAAGATGGATGTATTCCGGATGTAGTTGCATACACATCAATGCTGCATGCATATAGCTCTACCG AAAATTGGGACAAGGCTTGTACACTTTTTGAGGAAATGGAAACTAATGGTATCCAACCAGACTCTATTGCATGTTCAACTGCAATGAGAGCTCTTAATAAAGGAGGCCAATCGACCAAAGTTCTAATTCTCGCTGAACATATGAAAGAACAAGAAATTCCTTTCAGTGATTCAGTTTTCTTTGAAATTATATCTGCTTGTAGCCT ATTACGAGATTGGAAGACAGCAACTGACCTGATTAAGATGATGGAGCCCTCACTCCCCGTAATCTCGAGTGGCGTTATAAATCAACTCCTCCTTTTTCTTGGACGAAGTGGGAAAGTTGATACTATGATGAAG TTGTTCTACAAGATAGTAGCATCCGGTGCTGAAATCAATATCGATACTTATTCaattttgttgaaaaatctTTTGTCTGCTGGAAACTGGAGAAAATATATTGAG GTACTTCAATGGATGGAGGATGCAGGAATTCAACCTTCAAGTAGCATGTATCTTGACATATCCACTTATGCTCGGAGAACTGGTGGTGCTTATTATGCTGCATTCATAAAAGAGAGAATCG
- the LOC133035875 gene encoding uncharacterized protein LOC133035875 has protein sequence MNEYQELVNIDLYPIDPEIERTFRERRRAQHRAQGEIEMMDDQGNGRRAQGEMAPNNGQNAVIMADDRDQIIRQYAAPLFNELNPGIVRPEIQAPQFELKPVMFQMLQTVGQFSGIPTEDPHLHLRLFMEVSDSFKLPGVTEDALRLKLFPYSLRDQARAWLNSLPSASVTTWQELAERFLMKYFPPTKNAKLRKEITSFQQFEDESLYEAWERFKELLRKCPHHGIPHCIQMETFYNGLNAHTRMVVDASANGALLAKSYNEAYDIIERISNNNYQWPTTRVPLGKKVAGVLEVDAITALSAQVASMSNMIKNMSMGQQMGHRNVSSPWDNLRRFLEFFVVRLIPLTIAHSILASVFYMGSQNAYNQTYKQHPNLAYRNQGAGTSNSSMLPRSNFPPGFSQQAFQQRQQQGVQTSSLESMMRDFMAKTENFMTRTENYMAKNDTAIQSQATSMRTLENQVGQLANELRNRPQGTLPSDTENPRRDGKEHCKAVILRSGKVLESNEEEAKDKNEPTSIQSRVEKNVEPSNMAKEQPEENAAAIPHQNAAEKLLSKPPPPFPQRFKKQQEDGQFRRFLDVLKQLHINIPLVEALEEMPNYVKFLKDILTKKRRLGEFETVALTEGCSAMLKSKIPPKLKDPGSFTIPCTIGGRDVGRALCDLGASINLMPMSIFKKLGIGEARPTTVTLQLADRSMAHPEGKIEDVLVQVDKFIFPADFIILDYEADREVPIILGRPFLATGRTLIDVQKGELTMRVNDQQVTFNVFNAMRVGMRLRNALA, from the coding sequence ATGAACGAGTACCAAGAACTTGTTAATATTGATCTATATCCTATTGATCCTGAAATTGAGCGCACAttcagagagagaagaagagctcAACATAGGGCTCAAGGGGAAATAGAAATGATGGATGACCAAGGAAATGGACGACGAGCTCAAGGGGAAATGGCCCCTAATAATGGTCAAAATGCAGTGATTATGGCGGATGATAGAGATCAAATCATCCGACAATACGCAGCACCTCTTTTCAATGAGCTCAATCCGGGCATTGTGAGGCCAGAAATTCAAGCTCCACAGTTTGAGTTGAAGCCAGTTATGTTCCAGATGCTTCAAACTGTGGGACAGTTTAGTGGCATACCCACCGAAGATCCTCACCTTCACCTTCGTCTATTTatggaggtgagtgattctttcaaaTTGCCCGGAGTTACGGAGGATGCCTTGAGGTTAAAGTTGTTCCCCTATTCTTTGAGAGATCAAGCCCGAGCTTGGTTGAACTCCTTGCCTTCTGCGTCGGTTACAACTTGGCAAGAATTAGCAGAGCGGTTTTTGATGAAGTATTTTCCTCCAACTAAGAATGCCAAGCTCCGGAAGGAAATAACTTCCTTTCAACAATTTGAAGATGAGTCTTTGTATGAGGCATGGGAAAGGTTCAAGGAGTTGTTGCGGAAATGTCCTCACCATGGTATCCCTCATTGCATCCAAATGGAAACATTTTACAACGGTCTCAATGCTCATACTCGAATGGTGGTTGATGCTTCGGCAAATGGTGCTTTACTTGCCAAGTCCTATAATGAGGCCTATGATATTATTGAgagaatttccaacaacaatTATCAGTGGCCCACTACTAGAGTACCTTTGGGGAAGAAGGTTGCCGGTGTTCTTGAAGTTGATGCCATTACTGCTTTATCTGCCCAAGTTGCTTCTATGTCAAATATGATCAAAAATATGAGCATGGGTCAACAAATGGGTCACCGTAATGTTTCCTCACCGTGGGACAACTTGAGGAGGTTTCTTGAGTTTTTTGTAGTGAGGCTCATACCTTTGACAATTGCCCATTCAATCCTCGCATCCGTGTTTTACATGGGAAGTCAGAATGCCTACAACCAAACATACAAGCAACACCCAAACTTGGCATACAGAAATCAAGGGGCTGGTACTAGTAATTCATCCATGCTTCCTAGATCCAACTTTCCACCTGGTTTTTCTCAACAAGCCTTTCAACAAAGACAACAACAAGGTGTCCAAACAAGTTCTCTTGAGAGTATGATGCGTGATTTCATGGCCAAGACAGAAAATTTCATGACAAGAACTGAGAATTATATGGCGAAGAATGACACTGCGATCCAAAGTCAAGCAACCTCCATGAGAACTCTAGAAAATCAAGTTGGGCAACTAGCTAATGAGCTTCGAAATAGGCCACAAGGTACTTTGCCTAGTGATACTGAAAATCCAAGAAGAGATGGAAAAGAGCATTGCAAGGCGGTAATCTTGAGGAGTGGTAAAGTTCTGGAGTCAAACGAGGAAGAAGCTAAGGATAAAAATGAGCCCACTTCAATCCAAAGTCGAGTAGAGAAAAATGTTGAACCTTCTAATATGGCAAAGGAGCAACCTGAAGAAAATGCTGCAGCAATTCCTCATCAAAATGCAGCAGAAAAGTTACTTAGCAAGCCACCCCCACCATTTCCTCAAAGATTTAAAAAGCAGCAAGAAGATGGTCAATTCCGAagatttcttgatgttctaAAGCAGCTCCACATCAACATACCATTAGTGGAAGCTTTAGAGGAAATGCCCAACTATGTAAAGTTTTTGAAGgacattttgacaaagaaaaggaGGCTAGGTGAGTTTGAAACAGTGGCTTTGACGGAAGGGTGTAGCGCCATGTTGAAGAGCAAAATTCCTCCTAAGTTGAAAGATCCCGGAAGTTTTACAATCCCATGTACCATTGGCGGAAGAGATGTGGGTAGAGCCTTATGTGACTTGGGAGCTAGTATTAATTTAATGCCCATGTCTATTTTCAAGAAGTtgggaattggagaagcaaggccAACCACCGTCACTTTGCAATTGGCCGATCGTTCCATGGCCCATCCGGAAGGAAAAATTGAAGATGTCTTGGTGCAAGTTGATAAGTTTATTTTTCCGGCCGATTTCATCATTCTTGATTATGAGGCGGATAGAGAAGTTCCTATTATTTTGGGAAGGCCATTCCTTGCTACCGGGAGGACCTTGATTGATGTGCAAAAAGGGGAACTTACTATGCGGGTGAATGATCAACAAGTGACTTTTAATGTGTTCAATGCCATGAGGGTTGGGATGAGATTGAGGAATGCTCTCGCATAA